AGTTGTTCGTTTTTAATTAATGGAATAACTTCTTGCAATGCTTTAGCATTCTTGAATGTAACAACACCCGGAATTGAATAGAATCTAACTATTTTAGTTGGCAGTTGTTCAAGTAGTTTGTATGTTTCAATATCTTGAGAAAAACAATGAAAAATAATCGGAACTAAAATCTCTTTATTGTTTAGGTATTCAACAAGCTCTTTATGCGCGTTTCTGATGTGCAACATTAATGGTTTTTTATATTTGTTAGCTAATTCTAAATGCATATCAAGGAATTGATATTGAATAGCTTTATATTGATCTGTGTAATAAAAATCCAAACCGCATTCACCAATGCCCACAATTTTATTATTTGGAGTAGATAACATTTGTTCAAAAGTGGTTCTAACTTCTTTAAGATTGTGTTGTTGAACATCATTAGGATGAACAGCAATACAAGCTGAACAATTGTTGTATTTTTTAGTAATATCGTTAGCTAAAATACTATCCTCTAATGTTGTTCCGACCACATTAATGTAAATGTTTTCTTGATCAAATGCTTTTAATAGTTCATCATGTTTAGGAAATAGCTGTTCAATATTAACATGGCAGTGAGTATCGTATAGCTTGTATTTCATAATTTATTTACCTAGACAAAAGTTTTTAAAGATCTCATCGATCAGATTGTAGTCTTCGTATTCAGATAATACTTTTAATAGTGAATTATTAGCTTCATTTAAGTGTTGAATAACAAGATCATGATATTGGTTAGGGTCGTTTAATATTAAATTAATATTGTACAGAGCTGTTTGTAATAAGTTGATTTGTCATTCTTCTTGAAAGATACTATCTTGTTTATTTTCGTCATTAAAAATTGCTAAACTAGTTTCCTCTAAATATTTAATTAAGTCACTAATATCGTTATTTTTAGCACTGATCTTAATTTGAATCTCACCAGTGTTTAAAGTGGGGTCTACTTCATCTACTTTGTTGCCAACTAAAACAAACTGTTTTTTCTTATTAATTAAATATTTGTAAATGTTAGTTTTGTCGTAATTTTGATATTTATTTAAATCGATAAGGTAGATTACTAAATCTGATTTATCTATTGTTTTAAAACTTTTGTTTATTCCGATTTGTTCAATTTGATCACTACTTTTTCTAATTCCAGCGGTGTCAATAAGATTAATTATTAATTCATCGTTTAAAACAATCTGACCTTCTACTGTATCTCTTGTGGTTCCTGGGATATTGGTAACAATTGCTTTTTGTTCGTTTAATAATGCATTTAATAATGAAGATTTTCCTGCATTAGGTTCGCCAACGATAGCAATCTTTATTCCTTCAGAAATTTGTTTTAATTTTAACGATTTATTAACAATTCTTTGCAGTTTTTGCCGTATATTTGTTAAATTTTTAAATTCTTCAGTAAGTTCTTTTTTCTCGTCTTCGTACTCAGGATAATCAATAGCAATTTCTACTAAACCAATAAGTCTAAAAATTTCTTGTTGAATATTTTTGATGTCCTTAGAAAACTCACCACTTAAAGCTTTAATACTAGCAGAATGACTTAAGTTATTTTTTGCAAAAATTAGATCATGAATTGCGGTAGCTTGATTAAGATCAATCTTTTTGTTTATATAACTTCGTTTAGAAAACTCCCCTCTTCGAGCTAAATGTGCTCCGTGCTTGTTTAATAAGGCCATTATCTTATTAATAACAAAAAGCCCACCGTGACAATTAATTTCAATAGAATCTTCACCAGTAAAGCTTTTTGGTGCCACAAACTTCATTAATAAGACATCATCGATTATCTGATCATTATCTACTATTCTTGCATTCTGAATTCGATAACCTTCTTTAGTTATTTGTTTGTCACAAATTTTATTAATGATCTCAAAAGCATCAGGGCCAGATAATCTAATCACATGAATCGCACTATTATACGGGGCTGTTGCTAAAGCATAAATGGTTTCGTATTTTTTCATGATTTTATTAATCAATAATACTTATTAAAATAGCGTTTTTTGATAAGTTTAAATTTAGGTTGTTTAAAATAGGTATTAATTTACTTTTTCTTTTAAAATCGCCGGTAAAAATAAGATAATTTAGAACTAAACTTATTTCGTAATAATCTATTTTTTCAAAAAGATCTCTAATCTTAATTATCTGGTCAAATTTCTTATTATTTAATTCTAAAAGATGAATTAATTCTAATAGTTTAAAAATATCTTTAGTGCTTTCATACTGTAAGATATCATCATAACTATAAAACATAATTTTGATTAGCTCTAATTCTTTGGGTTTGTATTTATTTTTAAACTCAACTTTTTCTTCGTAAGAGTTTGTTGAATACCGCACACATCTACTGACAATTGTATCTAAAACGCCATAAGGTTTTCTTGTAGTTAAGATACCAATCGTATTATCTTTTGGTTCTCCTAGGAATTTTAATAAAGAGTTTAATGATTCTTTATTGGCTTTTTCAATCTGGTGAATTATATAGATCTTAATTCCTCTGCTTTCAAGTGCAGTATTATTAAACTTATTTTGAATATCAATTATTTCTTGTTTTCTTATAACTTTATTATGCGGATAAACATGAATTAAATCATAATAACCATTATTAATGATTTTTGAACATCATACGCATTTTTTGCATGGTTTGTTTGCTTCTGTGCAAACAATATTAATTAAATATTCCTCTAAATATTTCTTTAAATAACATCCTTTATTTTCAAACAAAAGAATGGGGATATATTTATTAGTTAAGTTCATGATTTTTTACAAAAAGCGTAATAATATTTACTACTTGATCATAGACAGTATCTAAATCTAACGAAGCGTTAATGATCTTAGCTTTTTTGTTATCTTTTAATCTTTCTAAATATGCGTTTCTAATCTTGTTGATCCGTTCTTTTGTATAAGCATCCAAATGATTCATTGTACT
The nucleotide sequence above comes from Mycoplasmoides gallisepticum. Encoded proteins:
- a CDS encoding DNA polymerase III subunit delta' translates to MFENKGCYLKKYLEEYLINIVCTEANKPCKKCVWCSKIINNGYYDLIHVYPHNKVIRKQEIIDIQNKFNNTALESRGIKIYIIHQIEKANKESLNSLLKFLGEPKDNTIGILTTRKPYGVLDTIVSRCVRYSTNSYEEKVEFKNKYKPKELELIKIMFYSYDDILQYESTKDIFKLLELIHLLELNNKKFDQIIKIRDLFEKIDYYEISLVLNYLIFTGDFKRKSKLIPILNNLNLNLSKNAILISIID
- the mnmE gene encoding tRNA uridine-5-carboxymethylaminomethyl(34) synthesis GTPase MnmE, whose translation is MKKYETIYALATAPYNSAIHVIRLSGPDAFEIINKICDKQITKEGYRIQNARIVDNDQIIDDVLLMKFVAPKSFTGEDSIEINCHGGLFVINKIMALLNKHGAHLARRGEFSKRSYINKKIDLNQATAIHDLIFAKNNLSHSASIKALSGEFSKDIKNIQQEIFRLIGLVEIAIDYPEYEDEKKELTEEFKNLTNIRQKLQRIVNKSLKLKQISEGIKIAIVGEPNAGKSSLLNALLNEQKAIVTNIPGTTRDTVEGQIVLNDELIINLIDTAGIRKSSDQIEQIGINKSFKTIDKSDLVIYLIDLNKYQNYDKTNIYKYLINKKKQFVLVGNKVDEVDPTLNTGEIQIKISAKNNDISDLIKYLEETSLAIFNDENKQDSIFQEEWQINLLQTALYNINLILNDPNQYHDLVIQHLNEANNSLLKVLSEYEDYNLIDEIFKNFCLGK
- a CDS encoding TatD family hydrolase: MKYKLYDTHCHVNIEQLFPKHDELLKAFDQENIYINVVGTTLEDSILANDITKKYNNCSACIAVHPNDVQQHNLKEVRTTFEQMLSTPNNKIVGIGECGLDFYYTDQYKAIQYQFLDMHLELANKYKKPLMLHIRNAHKELVEYLNNKEILVPIIFHCFSQDIETYKLLEQLPTKIVRFYSIPGVVTFKNAKALQEVIPLIKNEQLLVETDAPFLTPHPFRGKENNSLYLKYTIEKIAELKNVSVDQIKQLTFDNAYNLFKPKIKD